A window of the Lactuca sativa cultivar Salinas chromosome 7, Lsat_Salinas_v11, whole genome shotgun sequence genome harbors these coding sequences:
- the LOC111895672 gene encoding cyclase-associated protein 1 — translation MDEKLIQRLESAIARLESLSPGSKPPSGTLDAVSAASEPSIVAYDDLLVEYVVKVSLAAEKIGGQVHDITIVLSQAFATQKELLMKIKQTQKPDGGGMTEFLKPLNDKLAQANNMSEGKRSDFFNHLKAASESLSALIWIAYTGKGCGMSMPIGHVEECWQSAEFYNNKVLVEYKNKDPYHVEWAKALKELYVPGLRDYVKAHYPLGPLWSTTGAVVSAPKSAQPSAPNPPSASLANLASSSSSRPKQGQGMAAVFQEISSKPVTSGLRKVTDDMKTKNRKDRAGFVSSGENEVQKSAPKTAAKTGPPKLELVMGRKWVVENQIGVKDLLIDDCDPKQTVYIFGCKDSVLQIKGKVNNITVDKCTKMGVLFTDVVAAFETVNCSSIEVQCQGAAPTISIDNTAGCQLYLSRESLETSITTAKATEVNVMVPSSDPDADLAEHPLPQQYIHTYQDGNFVTNPVSHSGG, via the exons CATAGCTCGGCTGGAATCGCTCTCCCCCGGTTCCAAGCCCCCATCCGGCACACTTGACGCCGTATCAGCGGCATCGGAACCGTCAATCGTTGCATATGACGATCTGCTCGTGGAATACGTCGTTAAGGTATCCCTTGCTGCCGAGAAGATCGGCGGACAAGTTCATGATATTACGATTGTTCTCAGTCAGGCTTTCGCTACTCAGAAGGAGCTTCTCATGAAGATCAAACAAACTCAG AAACCTGATGGGGGAGGAATGACAGaatttttaaaaccattaaatgATAAGTTAGCTCAAGCAAATAACATGTCAGAAGGAAAGCGTTCTGATTTCTTCAACCACTTAAAAGCTGCTTCTGAGAGTCTATCAGCTTTAATCTGGATTGCATATACAGGGAAAGGCTGTG GAATGAGCATGCCTATTGGACACGTGGAAGAATGTTGGCAATCAGCTGAattttacaacaacaag GTTCTTGTAGAATACAAAAATAAAGATCCATATCATGTGGAATGGGCTAAAGCTCTTAAGGAACTTTATGTTCCAGGGTTAAGGGATTATGTGAAAGCTCACTATCCTTTGGGACCTTTATGGAGTACAACGGGTGCAGTTGTTTCTGCCCCAAAATCTGCCCAACCATCTGCCCCAAATCCTCCATCAGCTTCACTTGCCAACTtggcatcttcttcttcatcccgACCAAAGCAAGGCCAAGGAATGGCTGCTGTTTTTCAGGAAATTAGTTCAAAGCCGGTTACTTCTG GATTGAGAAAGGTTACAGATGATATGAAGACCAAAAATCGCAAAGATAGAGCAGGGTTTGTGAGTTCTGGTGAAAATGAAGTTCAAAAGAGTGCGCCAAAAACTGCTGCTAAAACTGGGCCTCCAAAGCTTGAGCTTGTAATGGGTCGCAA ATGGGTTGTTGAGAATCAAATTGGTGTGAAGGATTTGTTGATTGATGATTGTGATCCTAAGCAGACTGTATATATTTTTGGATGCAAAGATTCAGTTCTACAGATCAAAG GAAAAGTTAACAACATCACTGTTGACAAATGCACAAAAATGGGCGTTTTATTCACT GATGTGGTTGCTGCTTTTGAGACTGTTAACTGTAGCAGTATTGAGGTGCAATGCCAG GGTGCAGCCCCTACGATTTCTATAGATAACACAGCAGGATGCCAGCTGTACTTGAGCCGAGAGTCTCTAGAAACTTCTATAACAACTGCTAAAGCAACTGAAGTTAATGTCATGGTGCCTTCCTCAGATCCTGATGCTGATCTG GCGGAACACCCTTTGCCACAGCAATACATTCACACTTACCAGGATGGAAACTTTGTTACAAACCCTGTCTCACATTCTGGAGGCTAA